In Lachnospiraceae bacterium, the DNA window CAAAAAAAACTTCTTACAAAACCAGGCACAGAAAGATTCTGGGAGAATATAAATGAAAAACGGAGGAATGATCAAATGACGAGAGCCGAATTAAAGCGCAATGCGCGGGAAAAACTTGGAGGAAAATTGTTTGGACCTAACTGGGTCAATGCAGTCCTCGTAATGGCCATTTTCTATATACTGACAACAGCAATAAACGGCATCACAGGCTTAGGTACCCTGATCATGCTGGTGATCGGAGGCCCTTTAAGCTACGGAGTAGCAAAGCTGTTCTTACAGCAGTGTGATGACGGACAGAAAATGAACCCAACAGAAGTATTCAAAGGCTTTTCAGAAGATTTCGGTGGAAGCTTTATCCTATACCTGTTAAGATACCTTTTCATTGCCTTATGGTCCATTCTGCTGATCATTCCAGGTATTATGAAAATGTATTCTTACTCTATGGCATTTTTTATAAAGGCAGATCATCCGTCCTATGACTGGAGAGAATGCCTGGATGCCAGCAGCGAACTGACCTATGGACATAGGTGGGAGCTGTTTGTGCTGGATCTTAGCTTCATCGGCTGGCAGATCGTAGGAAGTCTGTGTTTAGGTATTGGAACTTTCTGGGTCAACGCTTACAGAGAAGCGACTATTGCTGAGTATTACAGATATTTTGAAAGTAATCAGATGATGGACAGAGATTTCTAACATAAATGAGTCCAAAAGAAAAACAAGCGGCTGCGCCAAGCAGACTAAAGGGCATCTCACAGCGAGATGCCCTTTTTAACCCTTTTTAATTACTGCTGAGCCTTATACTGTTCTAATGCAGTTGCCAGCTGGTCAGGACAGGAAGTTGGGCGTGGGCCGCACTTGATGCCTTTTAAACGCTTGATAGCTTCATCAATATCCATTCCTTCAACCAGTGCTGCAACGCCCTGGGTGTTGCCGGAGCAGCCGCCTACAAAATGAACATCAGTTACCTTATTGTCCTTTACTTCAAAAGAGATGGCTCTTGAACAGACGCCGTGGGTTGTATAATTCATCCTAAGTACCTCCTGATTTTCATAAATGGCCAACAGAAAAGTGTGCCAGTCAGTTCTTGACGGGCAGAAGCCAAACTGTTACCATGTATCTGTGTACGTTTCTATTTGTACACATGTATAACGTTATGGTTCATGTTGTTGCATGACCCGCAACAGTGTACTTTTCATTATGCTTCATGTAAATAAGATTGTCAAGTTGGAGGAAAAAGAATGATCGGAATTATCGGGGCCATGGACGAAGAAGTGGCAATGTTAAAGGAAAAGCTTACAGAGGTTCAGGTAGAAACAAAGGCTGCTATGGACTTTTATAAAGGAAAGTTGGAAGGAAAGGACGTAGTGGTAGTCCGTTCCGGTATCGGTAAGGTAAATGCGGCAATGTGTGCCCAGATCCTGGCAGATGTATACCATGCAGATCATGTGCTCAACACAGGCATCGCAGGTTCCTTAAAGGCAGAGATTAATATTGGAGATATCGTGCTGTCTACAGATGCACTGCAGCATGATATGGACGCCAGGGCATTTGGCTATGAGCCGGGCCAGATCCCAAGAGTGGATACGCTTTCCTTTAAGGCAGATGAGAAAATGCTTTCTCTTGCAAAGGAATGCTGTGAAAAGGTGAATCCGGAGATTGGCGTATTTACCGGAAGAGTTGTTTCAGGTGACCAGTTTATTTCTGATAAAGAGAAGAAAAAATGGCTTACTGATACCTTTGCAGGCTACTGCACGGAAATGGAAGGTGCAGCTATCGCCCAGGTATGCTATTTTAACCATATTCCATTCCTTATTGTAAGAGCAATCTCTGATAAGGCAGATGACAGCGCATCTATGGATTATCCAACCTTTGAGGCACAGGCCATCCGCCACAGCGTAAACTTAATGGCAGAGATGATCCGCTGCTTTTAAGTGAAGAAGTATCATAGAAAAAATAATACAAACAGCCAGTTATCAATGTCTTTCAGACCCGGTTCAGAATCGTTTCGTGGGGGAATTTGACGAACGATTTTAAGGGTTCTCAACTTCCAAAATAAAAAGCCGTCGTTATAATAAAGCTTACCGAATGACACAGGCCTGCAGGTGTGTCTGCCGGAATGATCATTCTGCAATGGATCAATGAAATTTGCAGACAGTAAAACAGAAAGGGGAGCTTAATTATGATGAGCTTTTTACAGACAGGAAAAGCATTGTATGTGCTGGCAGTTATCTGCTTTGGAGGTATTTTTGTACGGCTGGCAGCCGGAAGCTTCTACAAAAAACTGATAAAAGAAAGCGCAAATATGGCGCTGACCAAGAACCGGTATTTGCGGAACTTAAAACAGAACGCAGAAGATACATACAGGATCAATATGGGCATGAATAATGCAGCAGTGTATTTACAGAGACAGCTTGGAAACCTGAAATTTTTAGGTTTTTCTTTATCTGGACTTGAAAATCTGGCGGGCCAGCTGACGCTGTTAAGCTTCCTGGCTGGCGGCGTATGCGCATTTCTTTCTTATTGGAACCGCAGCGATAATTCATACATTGTTCTTTACGGTGCTGCAGGGATTTTAGGTGGAATGCTTACCGTTGTAGCCGATTACGGCGTAAATCTGGAAGGAAAGAGAAACCAGCTCCTTATCAGCCTTCAGGATCATCTGGAAAATGTAATGTGGCCAAGGCTGGAACGGGAAAGCGGCAGCGAGCGTTCCAGCGCAGCGGCAGAAGCAGAGGAACGCCGTGAAAATGGAAATGTGCGCACTATTGGCAGAGACCGTGACAGGAGACTTTCTGGTGCCAGAAGAGGGGCAGAGCAGACTGCGGCAAGCAGGGAAAATGCCCGTGAGGCAGCAAACCGGGACAAAAAAGAGGACCGGTCTGCCAAAGACTGGCTGGATGATCTGAACCCGGAGCAGAAACGGATGTTGGGGGAAATGTTAAAGGAATTTCTGTAAGTATACAAAAGGTCCGCGTAAATGCGGATCTTTATAAAATGATACAAAGGAGTAAAGAAAAAGTTTATGGCAACACATTTTTCTGCTGTCGGGCAGATCAGGCAATTTGCAGGAGAGACAGCAGCTGATATCAGGGAATTAAGGCGGTTTTTAAAGAAAGAAAAGGCACTTAAACTTATCTGCCTGTCCCTGATCGTAGTCTGCTGGGGATTAAAGATCGTTTATGATGATATTTTTATTGACAGTGAGATCATGAGTCTGGAGCCATATGCACTGCTTCAGTCCTGGTATGGAAGCAGGCGCTTCAGCTTGATCTTTACGAAAAAAATATTTCATATGATCCGGCTGGTTCCCTATTTATCCAATCTGCTGACAGCTGCTTTTCTTTTTCTGGCTGCACTTTTGTTTGCATTTTGCCTGCAGACATGGATCCCAGTCCTGAAAAAGAAACCATATGATAAGGGACTGCTGTTAGCAGCTGCCTTTTTTGTAACAGCGCCGTCCCTTGCAGAACAGTATGCCTATACGCTCCAGGCTTTTGAGATCACATTATCTATGTGCATCTGCATGATCGCAGTGTATTGCGCCGGGAGAGCGGTTTATGGAAATGGTTCGGTGATCTGGTATCTGGCAGCGGTGCTGCTTCTGGTATGGACATTAGGCTCTTATCAGGGGTTTTGCGTCTGCTATATGGCACTGGTGTTGATCTCATTTCTGGGAAGCTATGAGACAGATATGCATAAGGGGCAGGAAGAAGCCTTTCTTTATGGTATCCGGCAGGTTATCATTTTTATTATAGGATTTATCTTATATTTCCTTACAGCTTCATTTTTGTGCAGGATCAAAGGCGGGGATTCCAGTTATGTGGATGCCATGTTTATGTGGGGTACCTTAAGTAAGGCAGAGTGCCTGCATTATGTAAAGGATGAATTCCGTGCATTGTATTGCGGTGTGGTGCCGGTCCTTTATAATCGTTTTTTTGGCATAATGGCATTTTGTTGTACCATATTTCTGGCTGTCCGCAGTGTGAAGCTGCATTTTAAGAAATGGTATTGGTATTTTCTTGGGCTGTTCCTGTTATTTGCGTCACCTATGTTTGTTACCCTGTTAAGCGGAATGCGGACACCAGTACGTGGACAGCTGGTATTTCCTCTTCTTTTAGGGGCTTTTGCCTGCATTTTTTATTGTTTTGCAGTGGGATGCCTGGAGCGTTTTAAGGGCTTTTCCGTAAAACCCCGCTGTGTTGTTGTTTCCATTCTTTTTGTGGCAATGTTTTATCAGTCATGGGTGCAGGGAATGGATCTGGTACAGTTAAACCAGACCCTTCATGATACGTTGGTCAATGACCGGATCATCGCACAGCAGATGTATGGGGATATCTGCCGTGTGGCTGACCGCTCTGATATGCAGAACTGTCCAGTGGTTTTTGTAGGAACACGCAGCGCCAGAATACCAAATACAGCGGCAAGAGGAGAAGTGATCGGATATTCCTATTTTGATTTTGGACTGACCAATATCGGGATCAATAATCGGACAACGGGCTTATTTAACCTTATGGGACTGAACCTGGCAACACCTACAGTGGAAGAATATGAACAGGCGCTGCAGGAAGCAGCAGATAAGCCTTGCTGGCCTGCAAAGGAGTCGGTTTTCCTTCTGGATGACGGTTGTGTGGCTGTAAAGCTTTCAGAGTAAAAAAGTCCGTTAAAAATTACAATAACAGGTTATGGAATTGGTAGTGTAAATATGCTATACTAGCACGTAGTTGGGAAAATTTTCACAAATCTCAAAAGTATGCAATCAGAAAAGGAGAGCGGGAACATGAGTAAGGAAGTTGTATTCGATTATTCAAAAGCCACCGGTTTTATCTCAGCTGAAGAGATGGCTAACTTCAAAAAAACAGTTATGGCAGCAAAGGAGACTTTGTTAAGTAAAGAAGGTGCTGGAAACGACTATCTTGGCTGGATCGATCTTCCTGTTGATTATGATAAGGATGAGTTTGCAAGAATTAAAAAGGCAGCAGCAAAGATCCAGGGCGATTCAGATGTTCTGCTGGTAGTAGGGATCGGCGGTTCCTATTTAGGAGCAAGAGCAGCTATCGAATTTTTAAGCAACAGCTTTTACAATGTGCTGTCTAAGGAAGTCCGCAAGACTCCTGAGATCTATTTCGTAGGAAACAGCATCAGCAGCAAGTATATTGCAGACCTTAAGAAAGTTCTGGCTGGAAAGGACTTCTCTATCAATATCATTTCCAAGTCCGGCACCACCACAGAGCCGGCTATCGCATTCCGTGTATTTAAGGAAATGCTGATCGAAAAATATGGCAAAGAAGAGGCTGCAAAGCGTATTTATGCAACCACAGACCGGGCAAAGGGCGCTTTAAAGAACCTGGCAGATGAAGAAGGCTACGAAGAGTTCGTAGTTCCAGATGATGTAGGCGGACGTTTCTCCGTTCTTACAGCAGTAGGTCTGCTTCCGATCGCTGTATGTGGTGCTGATATTGATAAGCTGATGGAAGGTGCTGCTTCCGGCCGTAAGAAAGCACTGGAAACTCCTTACGAAGAAAACCCGGCTCTTCTGTACGCAGCAGTCCGCAACATCCTGCTGCGCAAGGGCAAAGCAGTAGAGATCGTAGCAAATTATGAGCCAAGCCTTCATTATGTATCTGAGTGGTGGAAGCAGCTGTTTGGTGAAAGCGAAGGAAAAGACCAGAGAGGTATTTTCCCTGCAGCAGTAGATCTGACCACAGACCTGCACTCCATGGGACAGTTCATCCAGGACGGCGCACGCATCATGTTTGAAACCGTTATCAATGTAGAAGAATCTCCAGAAGAGATCGTTTTGAAAAAAGAGGATGTAGATACCGACGGTATGAACTATCTTGCCGGAAAGACGGTAGATTTCGTAAATAAGAGTGCCATGAACGGAACCATTCTGGCTCATACCGACGGAAATGTACCAAACCTGATGGTAAAGGTACCAGAGCAGAATGAATTCTATTTAGGTGAATTATTCTACTTCTTTGAATTTGCCTGCGGCGTAAGCGGCTACATTTTAGGCATCAACCCATTTAACCAGCCAGGCGTAGAAAGCTACAAGAAGAACATGTTCGCCCTTCTTGGAAAGCCAGGTTATGAAGCTCAGAGAGAAGAGCTGTTAAAGAGACTGTAAAATATAGCCGGATGTAAAACTTATTTACAGCACTGCACGGGGAGTCACTGAAAAGTGGTTCCCCGTTTTTTATGACGCGGCAGATGGAAATTTAGACAAGTGAAAGGGGCGGATAATTATTGTGGATTATACTAGACGTAAACAGGTTCAAATGGTAGAATGAGCGTAGATTACGTTGCAACAACGAAAGGAGAATTATAAAAATGGGCATGATAGAAACAAAGACAGCTAATGCCATTCGTGTATTATCGGCTGATGCTATCCAGAAGGCAAAATCCGGACATCCGGGACTTCCTTTAGGATGTGCTTCTGCAGCATATGAATTATGGGCTAACCATATGAGACATAATCCGGCAGATCCACAGTGGGTGGACAGAGACCGTTTTATCCTTTCCGGCGGACATGGCTCTATGCTGCTGTATTCATTATTCCATTTATTTGGCTATGGAAACTTATCTATGGATGATTTAAAGAACTTCCGTCAGGTAGGTTCCTTAACTCCGGGACATCCTGAGTATGGTCATACAGTAGGTGTAGAAGCTACCACAGGACCGTTGGGACAGGGAATGGGCATGGCTGTAGGTATGGCTATGGCAGAGGCTCATTTGGCTTCCGTATTCAACAAAGACGATATTAAGATCGTTGACCATTACACCTATGTACTGGGCGGAGACGGCTGTATGATGGAAGGACTTTCCTCTGAGGCATTCTCTTTAGCAGGTACTTTAGGACTTGGAAAACTGATCGTTCTCTATGATTCCAACAATATTTCCATTGAAGGAAATACTGACATTGCATTTACAGAAGATACTGCAAAGCGTTTTGAGTCCTATGGATTCGGCGTATTCCAGGTAGAGGATGGAAATGATTTTGCAGCTATCGGTGCAGCTATCGAAGCAGCTAAGGCTGATACCCAAAGACCTTCCCTTATCGTTCTTCATACCCAGATCGGATACGGCTGCCCGGCTAAGCAGGGCAAAGCATCTGCACACGGTGAGCCTCTGGGTGAAGAGAACATCATTGCCATGAAGGAAAACTTAGGCTGGGAGAGCATGGAACCATTCTATGTACCTCAGGATGTTTATGATCACATGGATAAGGTAAAAGAAAGCTTAAAGGCACCGGAAGAAGACTGGAATGCAAGATTTGCAGCATACTGTGAGAAGTATCCGGAAATGAAGGAGCTTTGGGATCAGTATCATGACAAAAACCTGCCTAAGAAGCTTTGGGATAATGAAGAGTTCTGGTCCTATGAGGACAAGCCACAGGCAACCAGAAATCTGTCCGGTGAGCTGTTAAATAAGATCAATAAAGTGGTTCCGAACCTGTTTGGTGGTTCCGCTGACCTGGCTCCTTCCAATAAGACCAATTTAAAGGGCGAAGGCGACTTCTCTAAGGCTGATTATGCTGGAAAGAACCTGCACTTTGGCGTAAGAGAGCAGGCAATGACTGCTATTGGAAATGGTCTGGCTCTTCACGGCGGCGTGATCCCTTATGTAGCGACTTTCTTTGTATTCAGTGATTATATGAAGCCAGTTGCAAGACTTTCATCCCTGATGCAGGTGCCGTTAGTTTATGTCCTGACCCATGACAGCATCGGTGTAGGCGAAGACGGACCGACCCATGAACCCATCGAGCAGTTAGCTATGCTGCGTGCACAGCCTAACTTCCATGTATTCCGTCCAGCAGATGCTAAAGAGACTGCAGCAGCATGGTACAGCGCTATTACCTCTGAAAAGACACCTACTGCTCTGGTACTGACCAGACAGAACCTGCCTCAGTTAGCAGGAACTGGCCGCGATGCGATCAAGGGCGCTTACATTGTAGCTGATTCTGCAAAGGAAACTCCGGATGCGATCATCATTGCTACCGGTTCTGAGTTAAGCCTGGCAGTAGAAGCAAAAGAACTGCTGTTAAAGGATGGAATGGATGTGCGTGTTGTATCCATGCCATGTATGGATCTGTTCGAGGAGCAGAGTGCAGAATACAAAGAGTCTGTTCTTCCAAAGGCTGTAAGAAAGAGAGTTGCAGTAGAAGCACTTTCCGACTTTGGCTGGGGACGTTATGTAGGTCTTGACGGTGCAACTGTATGCATGGAAGGCTTTGGCGCTTCCGGTCCTGCA includes these proteins:
- a CDS encoding DUF975 family protein; translated protein: MTRAELKRNAREKLGGKLFGPNWVNAVLVMAIFYILTTAINGITGLGTLIMLVIGGPLSYGVAKLFLQQCDDGQKMNPTEVFKGFSEDFGGSFILYLLRYLFIALWSILLIIPGIMKMYSYSMAFFIKADHPSYDWRECLDASSELTYGHRWELFVLDLSFIGWQIVGSLCLGIGTFWVNAYREATIAEYYRYFESNQMMDRDF
- a CDS encoding glucose-6-phosphate isomerase, with the translated sequence MSKEVVFDYSKATGFISAEEMANFKKTVMAAKETLLSKEGAGNDYLGWIDLPVDYDKDEFARIKKAAAKIQGDSDVLLVVGIGGSYLGARAAIEFLSNSFYNVLSKEVRKTPEIYFVGNSISSKYIADLKKVLAGKDFSINIISKSGTTTEPAIAFRVFKEMLIEKYGKEEAAKRIYATTDRAKGALKNLADEEGYEEFVVPDDVGGRFSVLTAVGLLPIAVCGADIDKLMEGAASGRKKALETPYEENPALLYAAVRNILLRKGKAVEIVANYEPSLHYVSEWWKQLFGESEGKDQRGIFPAAVDLTTDLHSMGQFIQDGARIMFETVINVEESPEEIVLKKEDVDTDGMNYLAGKTVDFVNKSAMNGTILAHTDGNVPNLMVKVPEQNEFYLGELFYFFEFACGVSGYILGINPFNQPGVESYKKNMFALLGKPGYEAQREELLKRL
- a CDS encoding glucosyltransferase domain-containing protein — protein: MATHFSAVGQIRQFAGETAADIRELRRFLKKEKALKLICLSLIVVCWGLKIVYDDIFIDSEIMSLEPYALLQSWYGSRRFSLIFTKKIFHMIRLVPYLSNLLTAAFLFLAALLFAFCLQTWIPVLKKKPYDKGLLLAAAFFVTAPSLAEQYAYTLQAFEITLSMCICMIAVYCAGRAVYGNGSVIWYLAAVLLLVWTLGSYQGFCVCYMALVLISFLGSYETDMHKGQEEAFLYGIRQVIIFIIGFILYFLTASFLCRIKGGDSSYVDAMFMWGTLSKAECLHYVKDEFRALYCGVVPVLYNRFFGIMAFCCTIFLAVRSVKLHFKKWYWYFLGLFLLFASPMFVTLLSGMRTPVRGQLVFPLLLGAFACIFYCFAVGCLERFKGFSVKPRCVVVSILFVAMFYQSWVQGMDLVQLNQTLHDTLVNDRIIAQQMYGDICRVADRSDMQNCPVVFVGTRSARIPNTAARGEVIGYSYFDFGLTNIGINNRTTGLFNLMGLNLATPTVEEYEQALQEAADKPCWPAKESVFLLDDGCVAVKLSE
- the tkt gene encoding transketolase; translated protein: MGMIETKTANAIRVLSADAIQKAKSGHPGLPLGCASAAYELWANHMRHNPADPQWVDRDRFILSGGHGSMLLYSLFHLFGYGNLSMDDLKNFRQVGSLTPGHPEYGHTVGVEATTGPLGQGMGMAVGMAMAEAHLASVFNKDDIKIVDHYTYVLGGDGCMMEGLSSEAFSLAGTLGLGKLIVLYDSNNISIEGNTDIAFTEDTAKRFESYGFGVFQVEDGNDFAAIGAAIEAAKADTQRPSLIVLHTQIGYGCPAKQGKASAHGEPLGEENIIAMKENLGWESMEPFYVPQDVYDHMDKVKESLKAPEEDWNARFAAYCEKYPEMKELWDQYHDKNLPKKLWDNEEFWSYEDKPQATRNLSGELLNKINKVVPNLFGGSADLAPSNKTNLKGEGDFSKADYAGKNLHFGVREQAMTAIGNGLALHGGVIPYVATFFVFSDYMKPVARLSSLMQVPLVYVLTHDSIGVGEDGPTHEPIEQLAMLRAQPNFHVFRPADAKETAAAWYSAITSEKTPTALVLTRQNLPQLAGTGRDAIKGAYIVADSAKETPDAIIIATGSELSLAVEAKELLLKDGMDVRVVSMPCMDLFEEQSAEYKESVLPKAVRKRVAVEALSDFGWGRYVGLDGATVCMEGFGASGPAAQLFEKFGFTAERVAETVKSL
- a CDS encoding TIGR03905 family TSCPD domain-containing protein, with translation MNYTTHGVCSRAISFEVKDNKVTDVHFVGGCSGNTQGVAALVEGMDIDEAIKRLKGIKCGPRPTSCPDQLATALEQYKAQQ
- a CDS encoding 5'-methylthioadenosine/adenosylhomocysteine nucleosidase, coding for MIGIIGAMDEEVAMLKEKLTEVQVETKAAMDFYKGKLEGKDVVVVRSGIGKVNAAMCAQILADVYHADHVLNTGIAGSLKAEINIGDIVLSTDALQHDMDARAFGYEPGQIPRVDTLSFKADEKMLSLAKECCEKVNPEIGVFTGRVVSGDQFISDKEKKKWLTDTFAGYCTEMEGAAIAQVCYFNHIPFLIVRAISDKADDSASMDYPTFEAQAIRHSVNLMAEMIRCF